A stretch of the Pseudomonas sp. ACM7 genome encodes the following:
- a CDS encoding alpha/beta fold hydrolase, translated as MMPKTAIVEICGKYKVYTEHYLNTAADKTIILVNGSLATTASFAQTVRYLQPRFNVVLYDQPYAGQSKEHNLHGQPIRKEDEAAILLDLIEHFGAHHVLSFSWGGAATLLALAQRPRRIEKAVINSFAARINTPMRDYLESGLNHLQACDRLNVGRLINSTIGKHLPSLFKRFNDRHVRSLAEHEYRQMHFHVNEVLTQDTHCYVACVAAIEIPLLFVNGEWDEYTSVEDARLFADHASQSRFHTIKNAGHFLDMEHPAAWHDTRQALLGFLDPASRRQGRVASDIQVNHV; from the coding sequence ATGATGCCGAAAACTGCCATCGTCGAGATCTGCGGGAAGTACAAGGTATATACCGAGCACTATCTCAACACTGCCGCTGACAAGACCATCATTCTGGTCAACGGCTCACTGGCAACGACCGCATCTTTTGCCCAAACGGTGCGTTACCTGCAGCCGCGATTCAATGTGGTTCTCTACGACCAGCCCTACGCCGGTCAGTCGAAGGAACACAACCTCCACGGCCAACCGATCCGAAAGGAAGACGAGGCCGCGATACTGCTGGATTTAATCGAACACTTTGGTGCGCACCATGTGCTGTCCTTTTCCTGGGGCGGTGCGGCTACCTTGCTGGCGCTGGCCCAGCGGCCGCGACGAATCGAGAAGGCGGTGATCAATTCATTCGCAGCGCGTATCAATACACCGATGCGCGATTACCTGGAGAGCGGCCTGAACCATCTCCAGGCTTGCGACCGCCTCAATGTCGGTCGCTTGATCAACAGCACGATCGGCAAGCACCTGCCATCGCTGTTCAAACGCTTTAATGACCGTCATGTCAGAAGCCTGGCCGAGCACGAGTACAGGCAGATGCATTTCCACGTCAATGAGGTGCTGACCCAAGACACCCATTGCTATGTCGCCTGTGTCGCTGCCATCGAAATACCGCTGCTGTTTGTCAACGGCGAATGGGATGAGTACACCTCGGTCGAAGACGCCCGGCTGTTCGCCGATCATGCGTCTCAGTCCCGGTTCCATACCATCAAGAACGCCGGGCACTTCCTCGATATGGAACATCCGGCGGCCTGGCATGACACCCGGCAGGCCTTGCTCGGTTTTCTGGATCCGGCTTCCAGGAGGCAGGGCCGTGTTGCCTCAGATATCCAGGTCAATCACGTATGA
- a CDS encoding GlxA family transcriptional regulator — protein MKGKNLRYLNENPNEKTQMVRAGFLLLEHFSLPAFTQALDTIVTANLLRPGLFSSRTFGLTDEEVVSDLGLVIRPDTRFDGSTIQELDLLVVCGGYRTELKATDELISLLRAASDQGVILAGLWNGAWFLGRAGLLDGYRCAIHPEHRPALAEIAKATHVTSEPYVIDRDRLTASSPSGAFHMSLDWIKGLHDKALVEGIEDILAFEESRYRRIKPTENVCVSAPLREVVKLMDANLEEPLELEQLAVYAGRSRRQLERLFKEQLGTTPQRYYMELRITEARRLLQHTELSQVDVLVACGFVSPSHFSKCYSSYFGYRPSKETRLVK, from the coding sequence ATGAAGGGGAAAAATCTCCGCTATCTGAATGAGAACCCCAACGAGAAGACTCAAATGGTCCGGGCAGGATTTCTGCTGCTTGAGCATTTCTCGCTGCCCGCATTCACGCAAGCACTGGATACGATTGTCACCGCGAATCTTCTGCGACCCGGGTTGTTCTCTTCCCGAACGTTCGGCTTGACCGATGAGGAAGTCGTCAGTGACCTGGGCCTGGTCATTCGGCCGGATACCCGTTTCGATGGCTCAACGATCCAGGAGCTGGACCTTCTGGTCGTTTGTGGCGGCTACAGGACAGAACTCAAAGCGACGGATGAACTCATCTCCCTATTGAGGGCTGCATCAGACCAGGGCGTCATTTTGGCCGGGTTGTGGAATGGCGCATGGTTCCTGGGAAGGGCAGGTTTGCTTGACGGATATCGTTGCGCGATTCACCCCGAACATCGCCCCGCGCTCGCGGAAATCGCCAAGGCGACGCATGTCACCAGTGAGCCCTACGTCATCGATCGAGACCGACTCACGGCTTCCAGTCCCTCGGGGGCATTCCACATGTCGCTGGACTGGATCAAAGGCTTGCACGACAAAGCCCTCGTCGAGGGTATTGAGGACATCCTGGCTTTCGAGGAGTCACGTTATCGGCGCATAAAACCGACTGAAAATGTTTGCGTGAGCGCACCATTACGCGAGGTGGTGAAGCTGATGGATGCCAACCTCGAAGAACCTCTGGAGTTGGAGCAGTTGGCCGTATACGCAGGTCGTTCGCGTCGACAACTCGAGCGCTTGTTCAAGGAGCAACTGGGCACAACACCACAACGGTATTACATGGAATTGCGGATTACCGAGGCGCGTCGGTTGCTCCAGCACACCGAGCTATCCCAGGTGGACGTGTTGGTTGCGTGTGGCTTTGTATCGCCCAGCCATTTCAGCAAGTGCTATAGCTCGTACTTTGGATACAGGCCTTCCAAGGAAACGCGACTCGTCAAATAG
- the map gene encoding type I methionyl aminopeptidase, which translates to MKANVAINTPAEIAKSRAAGTLAAEVLAMIAPHVKAGVTTDELDQLCHDYIVNVQKAIPGNVGYHGFPKTVCTSVNQVVCHGIPSATPLKDGDIVNIDIAVIKEGWYGDTSRMYFVGEPGPDARRLAETTYEAMCAGIRVVRPGATLGDIGHAIQTVAERDGFSVVREYCGHGIGKIYHDEPQVLHYGYPGQGLKLKTGMIFTIEPMLNAGKRHVKTLADGWTVVTKDHSLSAQWEHMVAVTDDGFEVLTRWPDSVDGYPAIV; encoded by the coding sequence ATGAAGGCCAATGTTGCTATCAATACCCCGGCAGAAATAGCCAAGTCTCGCGCTGCGGGCACGCTGGCCGCCGAGGTCCTGGCCATGATTGCTCCGCATGTCAAAGCGGGGGTCACCACCGACGAACTTGATCAGCTCTGTCACGACTACATCGTCAACGTGCAGAAAGCCATTCCGGGCAATGTCGGCTATCACGGCTTCCCGAAAACCGTGTGTACATCGGTCAACCAAGTGGTCTGCCATGGCATTCCTTCGGCCACGCCACTAAAGGATGGCGACATCGTCAATATCGACATTGCCGTTATCAAGGAGGGTTGGTACGGCGACACCAGCCGCATGTACTTCGTGGGTGAGCCCGGCCCGGATGCCCGACGTCTGGCCGAGACGACCTATGAAGCGATGTGTGCCGGTATTCGCGTCGTCCGCCCAGGCGCTACGCTGGGTGACATTGGCCATGCCATTCAGACGGTGGCTGAAAGAGACGGATTCAGCGTCGTGCGTGAATACTGCGGTCACGGTATCGGCAAGATTTATCACGATGAGCCGCAGGTCCTTCATTACGGCTACCCAGGCCAGGGCCTGAAACTGAAAACCGGCATGATCTTCACCATTGAACCCATGTTGAACGCTGGCAAACGCCATGTGAAAACGCTGGCTGATGGCTGGACCGTGGTCACCAAGGACCACTCCCTCTCGGCTCAGTGGGAGCATATGGTCGCGGTCACTGACGACGGCTTCGAGGTTCTGACCCGTTGGCCCGATAGTGTCGATGGGTATCCGGCCATCGTTTAG
- a CDS encoding ParD-like family protein: MGIVKISEAMHENLRVASDALSRSINAQAEHWMRIGMLAELHPNLDHSDICRLLIRAELAGGLDLKQLCALADFSQNAQVDATPGAQQ; encoded by the coding sequence GTGGGTATCGTAAAAATTTCAGAAGCCATGCACGAGAATCTGCGCGTCGCCAGCGATGCGCTGAGTCGCTCGATCAACGCCCAAGCCGAGCACTGGATGCGCATCGGGATGCTTGCGGAGTTACATCCCAACCTCGACCACAGCGACATCTGCCGCTTGCTGATTCGTGCCGAACTGGCTGGCGGCCTCGATCTAAAACAGCTATGCGCACTCGCCGATTTTTCGCAAAACGCCCAGGTTGATGCAACACCAGGAGCCCAGCAATGA
- a CDS encoding thiamine pyrophosphate-binding protein, whose amino-acid sequence MNKTISRRSGGQILVDALRIHGVKRAFCVPGESYLAVLDALHDVQEEIDLVVCRQEGGAAYMAEAYGKLTGEPGICFVTRGPGATNASVGVHTAFQDSSPMILFIGQVARDQQYREAFQEVDFRQMFGPLAKWVVQIDDTRRIPELISQAFHRAVNGRPGPVVVALPEDMLTEMAEVSDAGPFKRVLMTPAAEQMAAMQQLLERSERPLMVLGGSGWDTESVHDIRGFAEQQNIPVATSFRCQDLFDNRHPNYVGDLGFAASAQLSSAVKNADLLLVVGSRMGEVSTGGYAALDIPVPKQTLIHIHQGIEELGRVYQPALAINSSMSTFAKSAAKLPAVPSQIKSEWTRTLNKNYCENLQHSPSPGDVQMAEIIEWLNRSLPDDAILTNGAGNYAVWLQRFYQFRQYRTQLGPTNGSMGYGVPAAVAAKLTCPDRVVVSFSGDGCFLMNGQEIATAAQYGAHVIFVVINNGMYGTIRMHQERNYPGRVSGTELHNPDFAALAQAYGLHGEVVTATSEFAPAFERCLGMSRPSLIEVRVDPEALTPRLSLTQIREQSSKK is encoded by the coding sequence ATGAATAAAACCATTTCTCGTCGTAGCGGAGGTCAGATATTGGTGGATGCCTTACGCATCCATGGCGTCAAAAGAGCTTTTTGTGTTCCGGGAGAAAGCTACCTCGCGGTTCTCGATGCATTGCATGACGTGCAAGAAGAAATCGACCTGGTGGTGTGCCGCCAGGAAGGTGGGGCGGCCTATATGGCCGAAGCCTACGGCAAGCTCACTGGAGAGCCAGGCATCTGCTTCGTGACCCGAGGGCCGGGGGCAACGAACGCCTCGGTTGGCGTTCACACTGCGTTCCAGGATTCATCGCCGATGATTCTGTTCATTGGCCAGGTCGCTCGCGATCAGCAGTATCGCGAAGCCTTTCAGGAAGTTGATTTTCGCCAGATGTTTGGCCCCTTGGCGAAATGGGTCGTGCAAATAGACGACACCCGCAGAATTCCCGAACTGATCAGCCAGGCGTTCCACCGAGCGGTCAATGGCAGACCTGGGCCTGTCGTGGTCGCACTGCCGGAAGACATGCTGACCGAAATGGCGGAAGTCAGTGATGCCGGACCTTTCAAACGCGTATTGATGACCCCGGCAGCCGAGCAAATGGCCGCCATGCAGCAACTGCTTGAGCGATCAGAGCGTCCATTGATGGTGCTGGGTGGCAGCGGTTGGGATACCGAGTCAGTGCACGACATCCGGGGTTTTGCTGAACAGCAAAATATCCCGGTTGCCACCTCCTTTCGCTGCCAGGACCTGTTCGACAATCGACACCCGAACTATGTCGGCGATCTTGGTTTCGCCGCGTCAGCGCAGCTGTCCTCAGCGGTAAAAAACGCCGATCTGCTGCTGGTCGTGGGCTCCAGAATGGGTGAGGTTTCAACGGGCGGATATGCTGCCTTGGACATCCCGGTACCCAAGCAAACCTTGATCCATATTCACCAAGGCATCGAGGAACTGGGGCGGGTTTACCAACCTGCGTTAGCGATAAACAGCAGCATGTCGACCTTTGCTAAATCAGCCGCAAAACTTCCGGCGGTGCCCAGCCAAATAAAGAGTGAATGGACGCGCACCCTGAACAAAAACTACTGCGAAAATCTGCAACACTCGCCCTCCCCTGGCGATGTGCAAATGGCCGAAATCATTGAGTGGTTGAATCGCAGTCTTCCGGACGACGCGATCCTGACAAATGGCGCCGGAAACTACGCCGTCTGGCTTCAACGCTTCTATCAGTTCCGCCAATACCGCACTCAGTTAGGCCCTACCAATGGCTCCATGGGCTACGGCGTTCCTGCGGCGGTGGCCGCCAAACTGACGTGCCCGGATCGAGTGGTGGTTTCGTTTTCCGGGGATGGTTGCTTCTTGATGAACGGCCAGGAGATAGCGACTGCAGCGCAGTATGGCGCCCATGTGATTTTCGTCGTGATCAACAACGGAATGTACGGAACCATCAGAATGCACCAGGAACGCAATTACCCTGGACGTGTTTCAGGCACCGAATTGCACAACCCGGATTTCGCCGCACTTGCCCAAGCCTATGGACTGCATGGCGAGGTGGTCACCGCCACGTCGGAATTTGCCCCAGCGTTTGAACGCTGCCTTGGTATGTCCCGGCCATCCTTGATTGAGGTCAGAGTCGACCCTGAAGCATTGACCCCTCGACTCAGCCTGACTCAGATCAGAGAGCAATCAAGCAAAAAGTGA
- a CDS encoding DUF3422 domain-containing protein, with product MHPQRQTLHNELHARPSLYFDEPAHVFHLAFLGGEPECNALLERCCPAPIDPHAAQGITQLDGHALKWERHAEFFTLTLVVTSSCDDLSWTSLPEVLAQKVEAHLPQLINSVQIVVRGEAGLDLAGYGFKDPCGSCVGGGDAVVWSDFRLSEDGNNHILFVNRRLNAYRQGRMIRRLLEIETYRMMASLSLTTAKTLSAQLDVFDKTLVTLSERNADADSGNAKTLLADISNLSAQVVSSTAKTRHRFSATQAYAQLVYERLGELRESHVGDCQRLGVFIERRFKPTVRYCTATEQRLEHLAKSVANLGDLLQARVQVEMEEQNSEILKSLNARADAQIKIQRAVEGLSIIAITYYLLNLLKLGYSGLHLLGAEVAPREAMLAMTPLAIAILALIIFRIKKVKEH from the coding sequence ATGCATCCGCAAAGACAAACCCTGCACAACGAACTGCACGCGCGCCCGTCACTGTATTTCGACGAACCGGCCCATGTGTTTCATCTGGCCTTTCTTGGCGGGGAACCGGAGTGCAATGCGCTGCTGGAGCGCTGCTGCCCTGCTCCGATCGATCCTCATGCCGCCCAAGGCATCACCCAACTCGATGGCCACGCCCTGAAATGGGAACGCCACGCCGAGTTCTTCACCCTGACCCTGGTGGTCACTTCATCCTGCGATGACCTGTCCTGGACATCGCTGCCCGAGGTGCTGGCGCAAAAAGTCGAAGCGCATTTGCCGCAGCTGATCAACTCGGTGCAGATCGTAGTGCGTGGCGAAGCCGGCCTGGACCTCGCCGGCTACGGCTTCAAGGACCCGTGCGGTTCCTGCGTGGGCGGTGGCGATGCGGTGGTCTGGAGCGATTTTCGTCTCAGCGAGGACGGCAACAACCACATCCTGTTCGTCAACCGGCGCCTTAACGCTTACCGCCAAGGGCGGATGATCCGCCGTCTGCTGGAAATCGAGACCTACCGCATGATGGCCTCGCTGTCGTTGACCACGGCCAAGACCCTCAGCGCGCAACTTGATGTCTTTGACAAGACCTTGGTCACCCTCTCCGAGCGTAACGCCGACGCCGACAGCGGCAACGCGAAAACCCTGCTGGCGGACATCTCCAACCTGTCAGCCCAAGTGGTCAGCAGTACCGCGAAAACCCGCCACCGCTTCAGTGCCACCCAGGCCTATGCCCAACTCGTGTACGAACGCCTGGGCGAATTGCGGGAAAGTCACGTAGGCGATTGCCAACGCCTCGGGGTGTTCATCGAGCGCCGTTTCAAACCCACCGTCAGGTACTGCACCGCCACCGAACAACGCCTGGAGCACCTGGCGAAAAGCGTGGCCAACCTGGGCGACCTGTTGCAAGCCCGGGTTCAGGTGGAAATGGAAGAACAGAACTCGGAAATCCTCAAAAGCCTGAACGCCCGCGCCGACGCCCAGATCAAAATCCAGCGCGCCGTCGAAGGTCTGTCGATTATTGCCATTACTTACTACCTGCTGAACCTGCTCAAGCTTGGCTACTCAGGGTTGCACCTGCTCGGCGCCGAGGTGGCCCCTCGAGAGGCGATGCTGGCGATGACGCCCCTCGCGATCGCCATCCTTGCGCTGATTATTTTCCGCATAAAGAAAGTCAAAGAGCACTGA
- a CDS encoding mannose-1-phosphate guanylyltransferase/mannose-6-phosphate isomerase — translation MIPVILSGGSGSRLWPLSRKLYPKQFLSLAGEGSLFQQTLQRLAFEGIGKPIVVCNQEHRFIVNEQLAAIGCTPQAILLEPFGRNTAPAVALVALKLIAEGRDELLLVLPADHVISDVPALRATLSHAQEEALKGNMVLFGIPAMRPETGFGYIKAAGSDAGAGAFKVEKFIEKPDQQTASEFVRSGEYFWNSGMFLFRASRYLDELRTHEPDMYDTCVLALERSRSSEGVTSIDRVTFECCPDNSIDYAVMERTSRAWVVPLSAGWSDVGCWSSLWDVHDKDVDGNVLKGDVVSYNSRNCFVHGSSKLVTLLGLNDLVVIETKDALMVAHRDAVQDVKKLVNALDAKGRSETQSHCAVYRPWGSYDSVDSGTRHQVKHITVKPGAQLSLQMHHHRAEHWIVVSGTAQVTCNEKVFLLTENQSTYIPIASVHRLSNPGKIPLEIIEVQSGSYLGEDDIERLEDVYGRSQQVKS, via the coding sequence ATGATTCCAGTCATTCTGTCCGGCGGCAGTGGTTCGCGGTTGTGGCCGTTGTCGCGCAAGTTGTATCCCAAGCAATTCCTGAGTCTGGCAGGCGAGGGATCGCTGTTTCAGCAGACCCTGCAGCGCCTGGCGTTCGAGGGTATCGGCAAGCCGATCGTGGTCTGTAATCAGGAACATCGCTTTATCGTCAATGAACAACTCGCCGCCATCGGCTGTACGCCGCAGGCGATACTGCTCGAACCCTTCGGCCGCAATACCGCGCCGGCGGTGGCGCTGGTGGCCCTCAAGCTGATCGCCGAGGGCCGCGATGAGCTGCTGCTGGTGCTTCCGGCCGACCACGTGATTAGTGACGTGCCCGCCTTGCGCGCCACGCTGTCACACGCGCAGGAAGAGGCGCTCAAAGGCAATATGGTGTTGTTCGGCATTCCGGCGATGCGTCCGGAAACCGGTTTTGGGTATATCAAGGCCGCCGGCAGCGATGCTGGCGCCGGCGCCTTCAAGGTCGAGAAGTTTATCGAGAAACCCGACCAGCAAACCGCCAGCGAATTTGTCCGATCCGGCGAGTACTTCTGGAACAGCGGGATGTTCCTGTTCCGTGCCAGCCGCTATCTCGACGAGTTGCGCACTCACGAACCCGACATGTACGACACCTGCGTGCTGGCCCTGGAGCGCAGCCGCAGCAGCGAAGGCGTGACCAGTATCGATCGGGTCACCTTTGAATGCTGCCCGGACAACTCCATCGACTATGCGGTGATGGAGCGCACCAGCCGCGCCTGGGTCGTCCCGCTAAGCGCTGGCTGGAGTGATGTCGGTTGCTGGTCTTCGCTGTGGGATGTGCACGACAAAGACGTCGACGGCAATGTGCTCAAGGGCGATGTCGTCAGCTACAACAGCCGCAATTGCTTCGTGCATGGCAGTAGCAAGCTGGTGACCCTGCTAGGGCTGAACGATTTGGTCGTGATAGAAACCAAAGATGCGTTGATGGTCGCGCACCGCGATGCCGTGCAGGACGTGAAAAAACTGGTCAATGCGCTCGATGCCAAAGGTCGCTCGGAAACCCAGAGCCACTGCGCGGTGTATCGCCCCTGGGGCAGTTACGATTCGGTGGACAGCGGCACCCGCCACCAAGTCAAGCACATCACCGTGAAACCGGGCGCGCAGCTTTCCCTGCAGATGCATCACCACCGCGCCGAACACTGGATCGTGGTCTCCGGTACAGCCCAGGTGACGTGCAACGAAAAGGTCTTCCTGCTCACTGAAAACCAGTCAACCTACATCCCGATCGCTTCGGTGCACCGCCTGTCCAACCCCGGCAAGATCCCGCTGGAAATCATCGAGGTGCAGTCGGGCAGTTACCTGGGCGAGGACGATATCGAGCGCCTGGAAGATGTCTACGGCAGGAGCCAACAGGTCAAGAGTTGA
- a CDS encoding mannuronate-specific alginate lyase yields the protein MRQAHWAAIGVAFILMGPTVQAVAAQLRPPQGYYASAVEKNGDVPSCPAAPKPYTGDLLIPSKYEGSGKARDQLNVESNQRYKQMSADINELEKGVNKQVAAYLRLGRAGHVDCTLSWLGDWAKAQALLSTTYTHTGKSMRKWALGSISSAYLRLKYSRSQPLRGREAQTRPIEVWIGQLADQVVRDWRDQPLDRLNNHQYWAAWAVMAASVVVDRRDLFDWSVAQFRIGASQVDADGYLPNELNRETRALAYHNYAMGPLMMIAAFARANDIDLREENHGAMRRLAARVEEGIKDPRTFERKTGYKQELEDLDEDGKFAWLEPYCALYDCSLQTNRWRQSFEPMKTYRLGGDITQLFADQKE from the coding sequence ATGCGTCAGGCGCACTGGGCCGCCATTGGCGTGGCCTTCATTCTGATGGGGCCGACCGTGCAGGCGGTGGCCGCTCAACTGCGCCCGCCGCAGGGCTATTACGCGTCGGCCGTGGAGAAGAATGGCGACGTGCCGAGCTGTCCGGCGGCGCCCAAACCCTATACCGGTGACCTGTTGATCCCCAGTAAGTACGAGGGCTCGGGCAAGGCACGTGATCAGCTCAACGTGGAATCCAACCAACGCTACAAGCAAATGTCAGCCGATATCAACGAACTGGAGAAGGGCGTCAACAAACAAGTCGCCGCCTATTTACGGCTCGGCCGCGCCGGCCATGTGGACTGCACCCTGAGTTGGCTGGGCGATTGGGCCAAGGCGCAGGCGCTGCTGAGTACCACCTACACCCATACCGGCAAGTCGATGCGCAAATGGGCGCTGGGCAGTATTTCTTCGGCCTATCTGCGGCTCAAGTATTCGCGCTCGCAGCCTTTGAGGGGCCGCGAGGCGCAGACCCGACCGATCGAGGTCTGGATCGGCCAGCTCGCCGATCAGGTGGTGCGGGACTGGCGCGACCAGCCACTGGACCGACTGAACAATCACCAGTATTGGGCGGCCTGGGCCGTCATGGCGGCCTCGGTGGTGGTCGACCGACGCGACCTGTTCGACTGGTCGGTAGCGCAGTTTCGCATCGGCGCTTCCCAGGTCGATGCAGACGGATACCTGCCCAACGAACTGAACCGCGAAACCCGTGCGCTGGCTTACCACAACTATGCGATGGGGCCGCTGATGATGATCGCTGCCTTTGCCCGAGCCAATGACATCGACCTGCGCGAAGAAAACCACGGTGCCATGCGGCGTCTGGCAGCGCGGGTGGAGGAGGGGATCAAGGACCCACGCACGTTTGAACGCAAGACCGGCTACAAGCAGGAACTCGAGGACCTCGACGAGGATGGCAAGTTTGCCTGGCTGGAACCTTACTGCGCGCTGTACGACTGCTCGTTGCAAACCAACCGCTGGCGCCAATCGTTCGAACCGATGAAAACCTACCGCCTGGGCGGCGACATCACCCAGCTATTTGCTGACCAGAAAGAATAA
- a CDS encoding alginate biosynthesis protein AlgX: protein MNTLHGFAALCLLSVPTWGQAQPEYTAEACCQLCPQAAQATLYEQPELKNYATLVEAQDQWLFRTQSDFRTDFGLDESGYKALKRLRDGLAQRGVELVLVLPPSRGLLHADRLTPLELANFDQAKARQNYLQTLDRVRDLRILVPDFTSLLGAPQPTGQPFYFKGDHNWTPYGAERSAQLVAQTLSGNDVLKALPHQVFASQPVGLLGRSGTLQKAAAQICGNGYAAQFVTRYQTRAQGDAKVPAKVVLIGTSASGEAFNFAGFLEQYLQTPVSNFSVPGGGYDDSLIAYLLGDDFQKRPPTVLVWETDNLDNLGKSSFYRQAMAALSDGCDNQAPLLKSLSTLHSGRNQVLFNGGGGNVYPIKGNRYQVDLKFADPAVHLMSATLTYMNGRQENISLSRSPTVNTQGRFAFELRADADWDELTFLSMDVQPPPGPTSMELSARLCAKPVISATPSLRTAQTEGH, encoded by the coding sequence ATGAACACCCTCCATGGATTTGCCGCGCTGTGCCTGCTGTCTGTGCCGACGTGGGGACAGGCGCAGCCGGAGTACACGGCCGAGGCCTGCTGTCAGCTGTGCCCACAAGCGGCGCAGGCGACACTTTACGAGCAGCCGGAGCTGAAAAACTACGCGACCCTGGTGGAGGCCCAAGACCAGTGGCTCTTTCGCACCCAAAGCGATTTTCGCACTGACTTCGGCCTCGATGAGAGCGGTTACAAAGCCCTCAAGCGTCTGCGCGACGGGCTGGCCCAACGCGGGGTCGAGCTGGTGTTGGTGTTGCCACCCAGCCGCGGCTTGCTGCATGCCGACCGCCTGACGCCGCTGGAACTGGCCAACTTCGATCAGGCCAAGGCCCGGCAGAACTACTTGCAAACGCTGGACCGGGTGCGCGACTTACGTATTCTGGTCCCCGACTTCACCAGCCTGCTGGGTGCGCCGCAGCCAACCGGGCAGCCTTTCTACTTCAAGGGCGACCACAACTGGACGCCCTATGGCGCCGAACGCAGCGCCCAGCTGGTGGCCCAGACGCTCAGCGGTAACGACGTGCTCAAGGCGTTGCCGCATCAGGTCTTCGCCAGCCAGCCGGTCGGCTTGTTGGGACGCTCTGGCACGTTGCAAAAAGCCGCCGCGCAGATCTGCGGCAACGGTTATGCGGCGCAGTTTGTCACCCGTTATCAAACCCGGGCCCAAGGCGATGCCAAGGTCCCCGCCAAGGTCGTATTGATCGGTACCAGCGCCAGCGGCGAGGCGTTCAACTTTGCCGGCTTCCTCGAACAGTATCTGCAGACGCCGGTCAGCAACTTCAGTGTGCCGGGCGGTGGCTATGATGATTCGTTGATCGCCTACCTGCTCGGCGACGACTTCCAGAAGCGCCCGCCGACGGTGCTGGTGTGGGAAACCGATAATCTCGACAACCTGGGCAAATCCAGTTTCTACCGGCAGGCGATGGCAGCGCTGAGCGATGGCTGCGACAACCAGGCGCCGCTGCTCAAAAGCCTTTCGACCCTGCACAGCGGGCGCAATCAGGTGTTGTTCAACGGCGGTGGCGGCAATGTGTATCCGATCAAGGGCAATCGTTATCAGGTCGACCTAAAGTTCGCCGATCCCGCCGTGCATCTGATGAGCGCGACCCTGACCTACATGAACGGTCGCCAGGAAAACATCAGCTTGAGCCGTTCGCCGACGGTCAATACCCAGGGCCGCTTCGCCTTCGAGCTGCGCGCCGATGCGGACTGGGACGAACTGACTTTTCTTTCCATGGACGTGCAGCCACCGCCTGGACCGACCTCCATGGAGCTCTCGGCCCGCTTGTGTGCCAAGCCCGTCATCTCTGCGACACCTTCCCTGCGCACCGCGCAGACGGAGGGGCACTGA